In the genome of Kitasatospora cathayae, one region contains:
- a CDS encoding PrsW family intramembrane metalloprotease, producing the protein MGSPSGGGRGVSLGRTTVRTAADAPGTAPRTGDTRTIPGPRERRAHRLLPRPGGAPPQPAATSAPGPDGPPPAAPPLRSRSMALSSVTATAVLVLIGCGVLILHLVQRQTGTVGLLVGLGLAMVPLPFVLGGLAWLNLTARVPLRHTVFCLGWGACAATTVAILANNWTADYLTAHQGALGGLLGAGIATPVIEESAKATALLVLLLPLGQRLRCHGRRSGRPCAPLLHRSPAPRRPRPSLRRPAGPHARGRPYLRPLPYLCPAPPSPGTPHRRSRPRTLAAGVVLGGMTACGFAFTENALYLGRAFTTDQRNRLDSIGLGDPPSLRDFDSTVQTFVLRALLSPFAHPLFTALTGIGLAVTLTTGRRWLARLAAPAGLLTAMVLHGTWNAAADLGTDGFLVVYGVLMVPCFVALVCFALWARSRAARHAGRRARRPVRG; encoded by the coding sequence ATGGGCAGCCCGTCGGGCGGCGGCCGGGGCGTCTCGCTGGGGCGGACGACCGTCCGCACCGCCGCCGACGCACCGGGGACGGCCCCGCGCACCGGTGACACCCGGACCATCCCGGGGCCCCGCGAGCGCCGGGCCCACCGGCTGCTGCCCCGGCCCGGCGGAGCGCCACCGCAGCCCGCGGCCACCTCGGCACCCGGTCCGGACGGGCCACCGCCTGCGGCGCCACCGCTCCGCAGCCGCTCGATGGCGCTCTCCTCGGTCACCGCGACCGCCGTGCTGGTCCTGATCGGCTGCGGGGTGCTGATCCTGCACCTGGTCCAGCGGCAGACCGGCACCGTCGGACTGCTGGTCGGCCTGGGCCTGGCGATGGTGCCGCTGCCCTTCGTGCTGGGCGGCCTGGCCTGGCTCAACCTGACCGCCCGGGTGCCGCTGCGGCACACGGTGTTCTGCCTGGGCTGGGGCGCCTGCGCCGCCACCACGGTCGCGATCCTCGCCAACAACTGGACCGCCGACTACCTGACCGCCCACCAGGGCGCCCTCGGCGGACTGCTCGGGGCCGGGATCGCCACCCCGGTGATCGAGGAGAGCGCCAAGGCCACCGCCCTCCTGGTGCTGCTCCTGCCGCTCGGCCAGCGGCTGCGCTGCCACGGCCGCCGCTCCGGGCGCCCCTGCGCGCCGCTGCTGCACCGGTCGCCCGCGCCCCGGCGCCCCCGCCCGTCCCTGCGCCGCCCGGCCGGACCGCACGCCCGGGGCCGCCCGTACCTGCGCCCGCTGCCCTACCTGTGCCCGGCCCCGCCCTCCCCCGGCACCCCGCACCGCCGCTCCCGACCGCGCACCCTGGCCGCAGGAGTGGTCCTCGGCGGGATGACGGCCTGCGGCTTCGCCTTCACCGAGAACGCCCTCTACCTGGGCCGGGCCTTCACCACCGACCAGCGCAACCGGCTGGACAGCATCGGCCTGGGCGATCCGCCCAGCCTGCGCGACTTCGACAGCACCGTGCAGACCTTCGTGCTGCGCGCCCTGCTCTCCCCCTTCGCCCACCCGCTGTTCACCGCCCTCACCGGGATCGGCCTGGCCGTCACCCTGACCACCGGCCGACGCTGGCTGGCCCGGCTGGCCGCACCCGCCGGGCTGCTGACGGCGATGGTGCTGCACGGCACCTGGAACGCCGCCGCCGACCTGGGGACGGACGGGTTCCTGGTGGTCTACGGGGTGCTGATGGTGCCCTGCTTCGTGGCGCTGGTCTGCTTCGCGCTCTGGGCCAGATCCCGCGCCGCGCGGCATGCCGGGCGGCGCGCACGGCGTCCCGTACGGGGGTAG
- a CDS encoding GNAT family N-acetyltransferase: MSETTIRPAHAADADRLTALIQASSAYRGAYFAMIDGYVVEPDYLRRHEVRMAVDRADDRLLGFYALIHEPAELDLMFVADEAQGLGIGRALITDMLDRARTAGIATVKVVSHPPAEGFYLQVGAERTGTRPPQPKTPWEQPELRFTV; encoded by the coding sequence ATGAGCGAGACCACGATCCGGCCCGCCCATGCGGCCGACGCCGACCGGCTCACCGCACTGATCCAGGCCTCCAGCGCCTACCGCGGCGCCTACTTCGCGATGATCGACGGCTACGTCGTGGAGCCCGACTACCTCCGACGCCACGAGGTCCGGATGGCCGTGGACCGCGCCGACGACCGGCTGCTCGGCTTCTACGCGCTGATCCACGAACCGGCCGAACTGGACCTGATGTTCGTCGCCGACGAAGCCCAAGGACTGGGCATCGGGCGGGCGTTGATCACGGACATGCTCGACCGCGCCCGGACGGCCGGGATCGCGACCGTCAAGGTCGTCTCGCACCCGCCCGCCGAGGGCTTCTACCTGCAGGTCGGCGCCGAGCGCACCGGCACCCGTCCGCCACAGCCCAAGACCCCCTGGGAGCAGCCCGAACTGCGCTTCACCGTCTAG